From Algoriphagus sp. NG3, the proteins below share one genomic window:
- a CDS encoding DUF3823 domain-containing protein, which produces MKLNYLKSYLILLIGLVASSCELDNFEEPKSTLEGRVVYNGEALGLRSQGVELELWQHGYDLFQKIPVYVSQDGTFSAVLFDGDYKMTLIRGNGPWMDRTDSIDVQVRGSQMIDVEVQPYYVVSNPSVSVNGDNLSVTFTINGINTNRDLEFAAIYMGRTSLTDAVRNEGNFRINADEIELGSAVTVEVPIPAGLAGRSEIFVRIGAKTVGIPELLYTQVESKTL; this is translated from the coding sequence ATGAAATTGAACTATTTAAAATCTTATTTGATCCTGCTGATTGGCCTGGTGGCTTCCAGTTGTGAACTTGATAATTTCGAAGAACCAAAATCCACTCTTGAAGGTAGGGTGGTGTATAATGGTGAAGCGCTAGGGCTGAGAAGCCAAGGGGTGGAGTTGGAGTTATGGCAACATGGCTACGATCTCTTCCAAAAGATCCCTGTATATGTGTCCCAAGACGGGACATTCTCAGCAGTCCTTTTTGATGGGGACTATAAGATGACTCTGATCCGTGGCAATGGCCCTTGGATGGACAGAACCGATTCCATTGATGTACAGGTAAGAGGTTCCCAGATGATCGACGTGGAAGTGCAGCCTTATTATGTGGTGAGTAATCCCAGCGTAAGTGTGAACGGAGATAATTTATCGGTGACTTTCACTATCAACGGAATCAATACAAACCGTGATCTGGAGTTTGCGGCAATCTATATGGGGAGAACCAGTCTTACAGATGCGGTGCGTAATGAAGGGAATTTTAGAATTAATGCAGACGAAATAGAACTGGGAAGCGCGGTGACTGTGGAAGTTCCCATACCAGCCGGACTTGCCGGAAGGAGTGAGATCTTCGTCAGGATTGGTGCCAAAACAGTTGGGATACCTGAGCTGCTTTATACTCAAGTTGAAAGCAAAACATTGTAA
- a CDS encoding ABC transporter permease, which yields MLRNYLKILIRNTRKNPLYMFINVFGLAVGMAVSILIFLFVQHELSYDAYHDKSERIYRVSRSWTNANGEVSLHLGHLAPPFGPLIKSDFEDQVEEVVRFFNAGLLIKSGENSFVEDEFFFADPEVFEVFSWKMLEGDPIASLKDSDGVLISEDMAIKYFGDIKAMGKELIAEVDGMEMTFQVRGVFENVPDNSHMHPDFIASMNPVVQFYGGLEPFMNNFGSNNFSTYVLLKEGNDSQTLEALFPSMIDRNMGEAQAGIPMSKTTALTLWPLEDIHLYSNLDSEIEANGNIDYVYVYLAVALFILLIACINFMNLSTARSSMRSMEVGLRKVMGADKSRLIRQFMGESFMMTIISMVFALVLVYLFLPTFSNFTDKELSLNFIKNPEFIVGIAGLIVFVGLISGSYPALFLSGFSPAKVLKGAFKAGKGHEQFRSVLVVGQFAVSVVLIVAVLVVIQQLDFMQNKDLGFEKEDIVVLPSSPAIEQNYQIIKDRLEGQQGIKAVSISSRVPSARLLDSQGGTAEVGGDMNQIDVRIADIHVSHNFLDTYRIPIVAGRDFNFNLASDSTEAFILNEVAVQEIGWASPEEAVGKKFHYGGRRGFVTGVMKNFHFESLHQPIVPIVFMISQDRNNRVSLKIDSENKEQTMAYLKEEWAALRPDFPFEPLYVNEGFNRQYEAEQRVKVIFTFFSGLAVIISILGLLGLTTFATQQRTREIGIRKVMGAETMNILILLGKDFLKLVLIGFLIAIPISWFGMSSWLEDFAYKIGISWTVFLWAGLIAGAIAAATVMSQSLKAAWADPVKSIKSE from the coding sequence ATGCTCAGAAACTACCTTAAAATACTGATCCGTAACACAAGAAAAAATCCACTCTACATGTTTATCAATGTGTTTGGGCTGGCGGTAGGGATGGCTGTGAGCATCCTGATTTTTCTTTTTGTCCAACATGAATTGAGCTATGATGCCTATCATGACAAATCTGAGAGGATTTATCGAGTTTCTAGAAGCTGGACCAATGCCAACGGTGAGGTTAGCTTGCATTTAGGTCATTTGGCTCCTCCTTTCGGCCCGCTGATCAAGTCGGATTTTGAAGATCAGGTAGAGGAAGTAGTCCGCTTTTTTAATGCAGGACTATTGATCAAATCAGGTGAGAATTCCTTTGTAGAGGATGAATTTTTCTTTGCGGATCCCGAAGTCTTTGAGGTGTTTTCCTGGAAGATGCTGGAGGGTGATCCCATTGCAAGCCTGAAAGATTCTGACGGGGTTTTGATCTCTGAGGATATGGCCATAAAATATTTTGGGGACATCAAGGCGATGGGAAAGGAATTGATAGCGGAAGTGGACGGTATGGAAATGACTTTCCAGGTTCGTGGGGTTTTTGAGAATGTTCCTGACAACTCGCACATGCATCCGGATTTTATCGCATCCATGAATCCGGTGGTTCAGTTTTACGGGGGGCTAGAGCCTTTTATGAATAACTTTGGCTCCAATAATTTTTCCACCTATGTTCTTCTAAAGGAAGGGAATGATTCTCAAACTTTGGAGGCTCTCTTTCCTTCTATGATTGACCGGAATATGGGAGAGGCGCAGGCAGGAATCCCCATGTCCAAAACTACGGCTTTGACCCTTTGGCCTCTGGAAGACATCCATCTATACTCTAATCTGGATTCGGAGATTGAGGCCAACGGTAATATTGATTATGTCTATGTGTATCTGGCTGTAGCGCTCTTTATTCTGTTGATCGCTTGCATCAATTTCATGAACCTCTCCACTGCAAGATCTTCTATGCGCTCCATGGAAGTAGGCTTGCGCAAAGTAATGGGTGCAGATAAGAGCCGTCTGATCCGGCAATTCATGGGAGAGTCATTTATGATGACGATTATATCTATGGTGTTTGCCCTTGTCTTGGTTTACCTTTTTTTACCAACATTTTCCAATTTCACAGACAAGGAACTTAGCCTGAATTTTATCAAAAATCCGGAATTTATAGTTGGAATAGCTGGCTTGATTGTTTTTGTAGGCTTAATCTCAGGTAGCTATCCTGCATTGTTTCTTTCTGGTTTTTCCCCTGCCAAGGTACTGAAGGGAGCCTTCAAAGCCGGGAAAGGACATGAGCAATTCCGCTCAGTTTTAGTAGTAGGCCAGTTCGCTGTCTCTGTCGTGTTGATCGTCGCTGTGCTAGTGGTGATACAGCAATTGGACTTTATGCAGAATAAGGATTTAGGATTTGAAAAAGAGGATATTGTGGTTCTTCCTTCCAGCCCAGCAATTGAGCAGAATTATCAGATTATCAAGGACAGGTTAGAAGGGCAGCAGGGGATCAAAGCAGTAAGTATTTCAAGTAGGGTTCCTTCAGCAAGACTTTTGGATTCCCAGGGTGGTACCGCAGAGGTTGGCGGAGATATGAACCAGATAGATGTGCGTATTGCGGATATTCATGTGAGTCACAATTTTCTGGATACTTATCGGATCCCGATTGTGGCGGGGAGAGATTTTAATTTCAACCTGGCAAGTGACTCTACCGAGGCTTTTATCTTGAATGAAGTGGCTGTTCAGGAAATAGGCTGGGCTAGTCCGGAAGAGGCAGTGGGTAAAAAATTCCATTATGGTGGCCGACGGGGCTTTGTGACTGGAGTGATGAAAAACTTCCATTTTGAATCCCTGCATCAGCCCATTGTGCCCATCGTATTTATGATTTCCCAAGACCGGAATAACAGGGTCAGCCTGAAAATAGATTCGGAAAACAAGGAGCAGACGATGGCCTATCTGAAAGAGGAATGGGCGGCATTGAGACCTGATTTTCCGTTCGAACCGCTCTATGTAAATGAGGGATTTAATAGACAGTATGAAGCCGAACAGCGTGTTAAAGTAATCTTCACCTTCTTCTCTGGTTTGGCGGTAATTATTTCCATACTTGGTTTATTAGGTCTTACTACCTTTGCCACACAGCAGCGGACACGCGAAATCGGCATAAGAAAAGTGATGGGGGCAGAAACCATGAATATCCTGATTTTGCTAGGCAAGGACTTTCTGAAATTGGTTTTGATCGGATTTCTGATCGCTATTCCTATTTCTTGGTTTGGGATGTCGAGCTGGCTGGAAGATTTTGCTTATAAAA
- a CDS encoding head GIN domain-containing protein, protein MNFSKLTSFVLLLFLMGSTAQAQSETRTPGAFTGVESSGSWNVYITIGSKDEIRLESNGFDLSKVITDVNKGKLEITLEKGNYRNVNFDAYVTVRELENIGSGGSGNMTVESNINTDKLNIGQSGSGNVRLKNINVGSLNIGMSGSGNMYIEGGNADSANIGQSGSGDFNGLEVMANTVKIGKSGSGNTSIGANEKLTVGSSGSGNVYYKGNPDNKKIASSGSSKVIKR, encoded by the coding sequence ATGAACTTCTCTAAACTTACCTCATTCGTTCTTCTACTTTTCTTGATGGGCAGTACAGCACAGGCTCAATCAGAAACCAGAACGCCGGGAGCATTCACCGGAGTAGAATCCAGTGGCAGCTGGAATGTGTATATCACTATAGGTTCCAAAGACGAAATACGGCTGGAATCCAATGGTTTTGACCTAAGCAAAGTAATCACAGACGTGAATAAGGGCAAACTGGAAATCACCCTGGAGAAAGGGAATTACAGAAACGTGAATTTTGATGCTTATGTGACGGTTCGGGAACTGGAAAACATTGGCTCAGGTGGCTCGGGTAATATGACGGTAGAGTCCAATATCAATACGGACAAACTCAATATCGGCCAATCAGGAAGCGGAAACGTAAGGCTAAAAAACATCAACGTAGGCTCTCTGAATATAGGGATGAGCGGTTCAGGTAATATGTATATAGAAGGTGGAAATGCGGATTCAGCCAATATAGGGCAGTCGGGTTCTGGCGATTTCAATGGACTGGAAGTAATGGCGAATACTGTGAAAATCGGAAAGTCTGGTTCAGGAAATACGTCTATCGGAGCAAATGAAAAACTAACAGTGGGCTCTTCTGGATCCGGAAATGTGTACTACAAAGGCAATCCGGACAACAAGAAAATAGCAAGCTCAGGTTCTAGTAAGGTGATTAAGAGGTAG
- a CDS encoding ATP-binding protein, with product MIPHFLVWILPFVVPVQHSQTDSLKMIVAQTDNDSIKASSLFNLSKLYYTFDQDTAIQYGKEASLLAKKNGLQKLEANSLNILGVSYLIKAEYENALSTHLQALGIRESIQDTVGLIETTMNLGNIYYRLQELEKAVHQYEKSLKLAQLIQHERAMSLLYNNLGSYFLDRWLSYKETADFNKAKEYLENSKSIKEKLNDKRSLTNTLLQLGELHYESGEKSKGIQFLTEALEIAEEMNNTEGRLSSLATLSDYHRDNNSLPQSLDYAAQAYELAQQTKSHYQISIAASKMANLSALNREFEKAYEYQRINEASTDSIFNDSRQKIRAELEIQYESEKKELENQKLVKDQELAELALTRKNELLSISVVVAILLIGLVWYQRKTNLQLHTAHQELKAINSKVQSQYHQIQRQSEELNSTNLKLKAANNFRDKLFSIISHDLRTPFSSLNTSLDLWHSGDLSQNEMDYILSNITSDAHAASSLLSNLLTWARTQMGSDEVNKTDVSLTNLISENQSLFAKQLEQKNLHMENKIHNGFAITTDKDRLNFIIRNILSNCIKFTPPGGKISIEADTCEAKAILIRDNGIGMNPAQVSSLFNKKQSSTNGTNGEQGTGIGLMLCKDFADSIGATITVSSEEGKSTSFKIAFA from the coding sequence ATGATTCCTCACTTTCTGGTTTGGATTTTACCTTTCGTAGTGCCTGTCCAGCATTCGCAGACAGATAGCCTGAAGATGATTGTGGCACAGACAGATAATGATTCTATCAAAGCTTCAAGCCTTTTTAACCTGAGTAAGCTATACTACACTTTTGATCAGGACACGGCTATACAGTATGGAAAAGAAGCCAGCCTACTTGCCAAAAAAAATGGCCTACAGAAGTTAGAAGCAAATTCCCTGAACATCTTAGGTGTCTCCTATCTGATTAAGGCTGAATATGAAAACGCACTCAGCACCCATTTGCAGGCACTTGGCATACGTGAGTCTATACAAGATACGGTGGGATTAATTGAGACTACGATGAACCTTGGCAACATCTACTATCGTCTTCAAGAGTTGGAAAAAGCTGTACACCAATACGAAAAATCACTAAAATTAGCCCAGTTGATCCAGCATGAGCGTGCTATGAGCTTGCTATACAATAACCTCGGTAGCTATTTTTTAGATAGATGGTTGTCCTACAAGGAAACTGCTGACTTCAATAAGGCAAAGGAGTATCTGGAGAATTCCAAGTCTATCAAAGAAAAACTCAACGACAAGCGAAGTCTTACCAATACCCTCCTTCAACTTGGAGAATTGCACTACGAGTCGGGGGAGAAATCAAAAGGAATCCAATTCCTCACTGAAGCGCTGGAGATCGCAGAAGAAATGAACAATACCGAAGGAAGGCTCTCTTCATTGGCAACACTTTCTGATTACCACAGAGATAATAATAGCTTGCCCCAGTCATTGGATTATGCCGCTCAGGCATATGAATTGGCACAGCAAACCAAGTCACACTATCAGATAAGTATAGCAGCCAGTAAAATGGCGAACTTGTCCGCTTTGAATAGGGAATTCGAAAAAGCCTACGAATATCAGCGTATAAATGAAGCCAGTACAGACTCGATCTTTAATGATTCCAGACAGAAAATCCGGGCTGAACTGGAAATCCAATATGAAAGTGAAAAGAAGGAGCTGGAGAATCAGAAACTTGTCAAGGATCAGGAATTGGCCGAGTTGGCCCTTACCAGAAAAAATGAGCTACTGTCCATCTCTGTAGTGGTGGCAATACTGCTTATAGGACTTGTCTGGTATCAGCGTAAGACCAATCTGCAATTACATACCGCACACCAAGAACTGAAAGCGATAAATTCAAAAGTGCAATCACAGTACCATCAGATACAGCGGCAATCAGAGGAACTTAACAGCACAAACCTTAAATTAAAAGCTGCGAACAACTTCCGTGACAAGCTGTTTTCCATTATTTCACATGATCTACGCACTCCGTTTTCTTCCCTTAACACTTCCTTGGATCTCTGGCATTCGGGGGATCTGAGCCAGAATGAGATGGATTATATATTATCCAATATTACCAGTGATGCACATGCGGCATCCAGTTTACTTTCCAACTTACTTACCTGGGCACGCACTCAAATGGGCTCAGATGAAGTGAATAAGACCGATGTGTCCCTGACTAACCTAATTTCCGAAAACCAAAGCCTCTTTGCCAAGCAGCTTGAGCAGAAGAATCTCCATATGGAAAATAAAATCCACAACGGATTTGCTATTACTACGGATAAGGACAGGTTAAACTTTATCATTCGAAATATTCTATCAAATTGCATCAAATTCACCCCTCCTGGAGGAAAAATCTCAATAGAAGCAGACACCTGTGAAGCAAAAGCCATTTTGATCAGGGACAATGGAATAGGGATGAACCCAGCCCAGGTTTCCAGCTTGTTCAATAAAAAACAATCCTCAACCAATGGGACCAATGGTGAGCAGGGAACGGGAATAGGACTGATGCTCTGTAAGGATTTTGCAGACAGTATCGGAGCCACTATCACGGTGAGTAGCGAGGAAGGAAAAAGCACTAGCTTCAAGATCGCCTTTGCGTAA
- a CDS encoding RagB/SusD family nutrient uptake outer membrane protein encodes MKIFKKYILGLTLLTVLSTSCDPDYLELQPPNILLDEQVWNDSKLITGVLSNFYDRLPAHTSLTGGWADFAAYDEAMWSGYSGNDGLNNIVTYNFNRWELWDYELIRDINLSINKLNTVSELNEDQKTQFLSELRFIRAYVYFEHVKRMGGVPIITEELIYDFSGDPTYLQYPRNTEAEVYDFVISEMEEIMPTLGNESSNTRANRFTALAVVSRAALYAGSLAKYNGAMSAPIQLPGGEVGIDPSRANDYYTKSLQASRTILQEGGYNLYNSNPDLGENFYEAIVTKTGNPEVIWAQDFLLAADKRHGFTYDNVARSVREDNLGSSAITPGLNLVEDFQYLDGSSGELKTRTPDGSDYIYYDEVDDIFENKDARLYGTVIYPGASFRGQEIFMQAGVMVWNGSSYDQIESDNLATEYTDGGVLVAPGGPHRSIQEVSNTGFYLRKYVDNAVGASTRGIRSEVWWVRFRLGEIYLNAAEAAFELGEADAVDYINALRERAGFGANSLSNLTMEDIMQERRVELAFEDHVVWDYKRWRIAHEKWSGNPNNPESMIYSLYPYRVVRPGDPRDGKYVFVRSVASRFRAPRFFQLGNYYSLIHQDVLDANPKIVRNPFH; translated from the coding sequence ATGAAAATATTCAAAAAATATATTTTAGGGTTGACACTATTAACTGTGCTTTCAACCTCCTGCGACCCTGACTACCTCGAGTTGCAGCCACCGAATATCCTGCTTGATGAGCAGGTTTGGAATGATTCCAAGCTAATCACCGGAGTGCTTTCTAATTTCTACGATAGACTCCCTGCACATACCAGTTTGACTGGAGGATGGGCGGATTTTGCAGCTTACGATGAAGCGATGTGGTCAGGATACTCTGGTAACGATGGGCTTAATAACATTGTCACTTATAATTTTAACAGATGGGAATTGTGGGATTACGAACTGATTCGGGATATCAATTTATCCATCAATAAATTGAATACTGTGTCAGAACTTAATGAAGATCAAAAGACACAGTTTCTAAGTGAACTTCGTTTCATCCGTGCTTATGTATATTTCGAGCATGTGAAGCGTATGGGAGGAGTTCCTATTATCACAGAAGAGTTGATCTATGATTTTTCGGGAGATCCTACTTATCTGCAGTATCCTAGAAACACGGAAGCTGAGGTGTATGATTTTGTAATCTCCGAAATGGAGGAAATCATGCCAACTTTAGGAAACGAAAGCAGCAATACACGTGCTAACCGCTTCACTGCTTTAGCTGTAGTAAGTAGAGCCGCCCTCTACGCAGGGTCTCTTGCCAAATACAATGGAGCAATGAGTGCCCCGATACAGTTGCCGGGTGGGGAAGTAGGAATAGATCCATCCAGAGCAAATGATTATTATACCAAATCCCTTCAAGCCTCTAGAACTATACTGCAGGAGGGAGGATATAACCTGTATAATTCAAATCCTGATTTGGGCGAGAATTTCTACGAAGCAATCGTTACCAAAACTGGTAACCCGGAAGTGATCTGGGCTCAGGATTTCCTTCTTGCGGCTGATAAGCGACATGGATTTACCTATGACAACGTAGCAAGGTCTGTACGTGAGGACAATTTAGGATCTTCAGCGATTACTCCAGGTCTTAATCTTGTGGAGGATTTCCAATACTTAGATGGAAGCTCCGGGGAACTTAAGACCCGTACCCCTGATGGATCTGATTATATCTACTACGATGAGGTAGATGACATCTTTGAGAATAAAGATGCCCGACTATACGGTACGGTGATCTATCCCGGAGCTTCGTTTAGAGGACAGGAGATATTTATGCAAGCAGGAGTGATGGTTTGGAATGGCAGCAGCTATGATCAGATTGAGTCAGATAATCTTGCTACAGAATATACAGACGGAGGGGTTCTGGTAGCGCCAGGTGGACCGCACCGCTCTATCCAGGAAGTGTCTAATACTGGGTTCTATCTCAGAAAGTACGTGGATAATGCTGTAGGAGCCAGTACAAGGGGAATCCGAAGTGAAGTATGGTGGGTAAGGTTCAGATTAGGAGAAATCTATCTGAATGCCGCTGAAGCTGCTTTTGAGTTGGGCGAAGCTGATGCCGTGGATTACATCAATGCTCTTAGAGAAAGAGCTGGATTTGGAGCGAATAGCCTCAGTAACTTGACCATGGAGGATATCATGCAAGAGCGAAGAGTAGAATTGGCTTTTGAGGACCATGTAGTCTGGGATTACAAACGATGGAGAATTGCGCATGAGAAATGGTCAGGTAATCCAAACAATCCTGAAAGCATGATTTACAGCCTTTACCCATACCGGGTAGTAAGACCAGGGGATCCACGGGATGGCAAGTATGTATTTGTGCGCTCTGTGGCTTCCAGGTTCCGGGCACCGAGATTCTTCCAGTTGGGGAATTATTATTCCTTAATCCATCAGGATGTCCTTGATGCCAATCCAAAAATTGTAAGAAACCCATTCCATTAA